In the Flavisolibacter tropicus genome, one interval contains:
- a CDS encoding chorismate mutase, with translation MQTIENTTPKSIQEVWGKRPLIISGPCSAETEAQVVETATRLAKTGKVDLLRAGIWKPRTRPGSFEGIGTKGLPWLQQAKKITGIPTAVEVATAKQVEDALHFDVDVLWIGARTTVNPFSVQEVADALRGVKVPVLIKNPINPDLELWTGAVERVAKAGIEQIGLIHRGFSSYGNTEYRNAPMWHLAIEMKRRNPELLIINDPSHICGRRDILLEVAQRAIDLDYDGLMIETHIDPDNAWSDAKQQITPEQLVEMLEAIVWRKEDVASEEYHIALEKLRQQINHLDDELMFILGQRMKIAERIAEYKKENNITVLQTRRWNEILERAYKKGEQLGLSKEFITKYFDAIHLESITHQTKILNL, from the coding sequence ATGCAAACGATTGAGAACACAACACCAAAGAGCATACAAGAAGTTTGGGGTAAACGTCCCCTCATCATTTCTGGGCCTTGTAGCGCAGAAACGGAAGCCCAGGTAGTAGAAACAGCTACCCGATTAGCAAAAACTGGTAAGGTAGATTTACTGCGTGCTGGTATTTGGAAGCCGCGTACTAGACCCGGTAGCTTTGAAGGTATAGGAACAAAAGGATTACCTTGGTTGCAACAAGCCAAAAAAATAACAGGTATTCCTACTGCAGTAGAAGTGGCCACTGCAAAGCAAGTAGAGGACGCTTTACACTTTGATGTAGATGTGTTGTGGATTGGTGCACGTACAACTGTAAACCCCTTTAGTGTACAGGAAGTGGCTGATGCTTTACGTGGTGTAAAAGTGCCAGTGTTAATTAAGAATCCAATTAATCCAGATTTAGAGCTTTGGACAGGCGCAGTTGAGCGCGTAGCAAAAGCCGGTATTGAGCAAATAGGATTAATTCATAGAGGATTTTCTTCTTATGGTAATACCGAGTATCGCAATGCACCAATGTGGCATTTGGCCATTGAGATGAAGCGCCGTAACCCTGAGTTATTGATCATTAATGATCCTTCACACATATGCGGCCGCAGAGATATTCTTTTAGAAGTTGCCCAGCGGGCCATTGATCTTGACTATGATGGACTAATGATTGAAACGCATATTGATCCGGACAATGCATGGAGTGATGCTAAGCAACAAATAACACCAGAACAATTAGTGGAAATGTTGGAGGCAATCGTATGGCGTAAAGAAGATGTGGCTTCAGAAGAATATCATATCGCACTGGAGAAGTTAAGACAGCAGATTAATCATTTGGATGATGAACTGATGTTCATTCTGGGACAGCGTATGAAGATAGCTGAGCGAATTGCTGAATACAAAAAAGAAAATAATATAACGGTTCTGCAAACACGTCGTTGGAATGAAATTTTGGAACGTGCATACAAGAAAGGTGAACAACTTGGATTAAGCAAAGAGTTTATTACCAAATACTTTGACGCAATACATTTGGAGAGTATTACCCACCAGACTAAGATTTTGAATTTATAA
- a CDS encoding prephenate dehydrogenase has protein sequence MVVAIVGVGLIGGSMAIALKEKGIASKVLGVEASEQHAKQAKELNLVDEIVSLNEAVEQAKLIVLATPVDAEEALLPEIFKNLDQQVVMDVGSIKQKVIDVISEHPKRGRFVATHPMWGTEYSGPEAAVKGAFVNKATVICDKENSDADALELVKGIYDALDMRMVYMSADEHDIHVAYVSHISHITSFALANTVLEKEREEDAIFTLASGGFESTVRLAKSNPSMWVPIFMQNRDNVLDVLNEHISQLRKFKACLEKENYDYLQELIENANKIRRIIK, from the coding sequence ATGGTAGTAGCAATCGTAGGTGTGGGTTTAATTGGAGGTTCTATGGCTATCGCCTTAAAAGAAAAAGGCATTGCATCGAAAGTGCTGGGTGTGGAAGCGAGCGAACAGCATGCTAAGCAAGCAAAAGAATTGAACTTAGTAGATGAAATCGTTTCATTAAATGAAGCAGTTGAACAAGCTAAACTAATTGTGTTAGCAACGCCAGTAGATGCAGAGGAAGCCTTACTACCCGAGATCTTTAAAAACTTAGATCAACAAGTAGTTATGGATGTAGGTTCCATTAAACAAAAGGTTATTGATGTAATAAGTGAGCATCCCAAAAGAGGACGCTTTGTGGCTACCCATCCTATGTGGGGTACTGAATATAGTGGTCCGGAAGCAGCCGTGAAAGGAGCTTTTGTAAATAAAGCAACTGTTATATGTGATAAAGAAAATAGTGATGCCGACGCGTTAGAACTGGTAAAAGGAATTTATGATGCATTGGATATGCGAATGGTTTATATGAGTGCAGATGAGCATGATATACACGTGGCCTATGTGAGTCATATATCTCACATTACTTCATTTGCGTTAGCAAATACCGTTTTGGAAAAGGAGAGGGAAGAGGATGCTATTTTTACATTAGCCAGTGGTGGTTTTGAAAGCACAGTGCGATTGGCAAAAAGCAACCCTAGCATGTGGGTGCCCATCTTTATGCAGAATAGAGATAATGTATTAGATGTACTTAATGAGCACATCAGTCAGCTGCGCAAGTTCAAAGCTTGTCTGGAAAAAGAGAATTATGACTATTTGCAAGAATTGATTGAGAATGCAAATAAGATCAGGCGAATTATTAAGTGA
- a CDS encoding pyridoxal phosphate-dependent aminotransferase, whose translation MKTAKRLESIHEYYFSQKLREIEELNKQGEKVINLGIGSPDLAPHAEVINALQEESRKSNVHGYQGYKGIPAFREAIANWYQRWYHVTLNPNTEVLPLIGSKEGIMHICMTYLNEGDEALIPNPGYPTYRSAVQLAGGKVREYELKEEADWMPDFAALEQQDLSNVKLMWVNYPQMPTGQLPTQELFEQIVAFGKNHNILICHDNPYSFILNDKPMSLLSVDGAKDVVIELNSLSKSHNMAGWRIGMLCGAKERIEEVLRFKSNMDSGMFLPLQVAAATALKLGKEWHDGLNAEYTERRKKVFSLLDNLECTYAKDQVGMFVWARIPSTYKSGFELSDKILQQAKVFITPGGIFGSAGDKYIRVSLCSPVALFEEAISRILKS comes from the coding sequence ATGAAAACCGCAAAACGTTTAGAGTCCATTCATGAATATTACTTTTCGCAAAAGCTTAGAGAGATTGAAGAGTTGAATAAGCAGGGAGAAAAAGTGATAAACCTGGGAATTGGTAGTCCAGATCTGGCTCCTCATGCAGAAGTAATAAATGCATTGCAGGAAGAGAGTCGTAAATCAAATGTACATGGTTACCAAGGTTATAAAGGAATCCCCGCGTTTAGAGAAGCTATTGCCAATTGGTATCAACGTTGGTATCATGTTACACTGAACCCAAATACAGAAGTGTTACCACTCATTGGCTCTAAGGAAGGAATTATGCATATCTGCATGACCTATTTAAATGAAGGTGATGAGGCTTTAATTCCAAACCCAGGTTACCCTACTTATAGAAGTGCTGTGCAGCTGGCTGGTGGTAAAGTCAGAGAGTATGAATTAAAGGAAGAAGCTGATTGGATGCCTGATTTTGCTGCCTTAGAGCAACAAGATCTATCAAATGTAAAGCTGATGTGGGTGAACTATCCTCAAATGCCTACAGGCCAGTTACCTACGCAAGAATTATTTGAACAAATTGTGGCCTTTGGTAAGAACCATAATATTCTTATTTGCCATGATAATCCTTATAGTTTCATTCTTAATGATAAGCCAATGAGCTTGTTAAGCGTGGATGGAGCCAAGGATGTGGTGATTGAATTAAACTCGCTCAGCAAGTCGCATAATATGGCAGGATGGAGAATAGGTATGCTGTGCGGAGCCAAAGAGCGGATTGAAGAAGTATTGCGTTTCAAAAGTAATATGGATAGTGGTATGTTCTTGCCATTGCAGGTAGCAGCTGCAACCGCATTAAAGCTTGGTAAGGAGTGGCATGATGGATTGAATGCTGAGTATACAGAACGTCGTAAAAAGGTATTTTCTCTTTTAGATAATTTGGAATGTACTTATGCCAAGGATCAGGTAGGAATGTTTGTTTGGGCACGAATTCCTTCTACTTATAAATCAGGGTTTGAGTTGAGTGATAAGATACTTCAGCAAGCTAAAGTGTTTATTACACCAGGCGGCATCTTTGGTTCAGCTGGTGACAAGTATATAAGAGTTAGTTTATGTAGTCCTGTAGCACTCTTTGAGGAAGCAATTTCAAGAATATTAAAATCGTAG
- a CDS encoding prephenate dehydratase has product MAVKVSIQGYEGSFHQMAARSFFGKEVEVIPCATFREVVKLASNKRDSDGGVMAIENSIAGSILGNYALLQKSDLQITGEVYLQINQNLLVNPDVTLEDIKEVHSHPMALQQCLHFLDKHNWKLVESEDTALSAKQVHRHRSKHIAAIASKLAAELFGLKVLKPNIQDEKDNYTRFLIVQRAEGADAIENANKASINFQVSHTQGALAKVLTVIADEGINLSKLQSFPIPGTQWKYSFHADLEFDSVSQFEKVKEKMLPLTNGIRVFGIYKKGTTIL; this is encoded by the coding sequence ATGGCAGTAAAAGTTTCCATCCAAGGCTATGAAGGCAGCTTTCATCAAATGGCCGCCCGCTCATTTTTCGGAAAAGAAGTAGAGGTAATTCCCTGTGCTACATTTCGTGAAGTAGTAAAACTGGCTTCTAATAAACGAGATAGTGATGGCGGTGTAATGGCAATTGAAAACTCGATTGCGGGAAGTATCCTGGGAAACTATGCCTTGCTGCAAAAGAGTGATCTGCAGATTACCGGTGAAGTTTACTTGCAAATCAATCAAAACTTATTGGTCAATCCGGATGTGACGTTAGAGGATATCAAAGAAGTGCATTCGCATCCAATGGCCTTACAGCAATGTTTACATTTTTTAGATAAGCACAATTGGAAGTTAGTAGAATCGGAGGATACAGCCCTGAGTGCCAAACAAGTACATCGACATCGTAGTAAGCATATTGCAGCAATTGCAAGCAAACTGGCTGCTGAATTATTTGGCTTAAAAGTGTTGAAGCCAAATATTCAAGATGAGAAAGATAATTACACGCGCTTCCTGATTGTACAAAGAGCTGAAGGGGCGGACGCAATTGAAAATGCTAATAAAGCATCGATCAATTTTCAAGTGTCCCATACACAAGGCGCGTTAGCAAAAGTGCTTACTGTAATAGCAGATGAAGGGATCAATTTAAGCAAACTGCAAAGTTTCCCTATTCCTGGTACTCAATGGAAATATAGCTTTCACGCCGATTTAGAATTTGATTCTGTATCGCAATTTGAAAAAGTAAAAGAAAAGATGCTGCCACTTACAAACGGCATCCGTGTGTTTGGTATTTATAAAAAAGGAACCACTATACTATAA
- a CDS encoding DEAD/DEAH box helicase, with translation MSLFSELGLNEKLLKGVEDLGFTEPTSIQEKAIPVLLSGTKDLIGLAQTGTGKTAAFGLPLLQLIDAQQKHPQALIVCPTRELCLQIEKEVESFKKYLPAIHIVAVYGGSSISMQIRDIRRGIQIVVATPGRLIDLIERKAINLQQIKYVVLDEADEMLNMGFKEDIEFILQNTPERDSTWLFSATMPPEIRNVSKRYMQDPVELTVGKKNTANKNIDHQYFVTPAHSRYETLKRLIDFNPGMYGIIFTRTKADAQDIAEKLTREGYDIDALHGDLTQAQRNKVMDEFREKSLQLLIATDVAARGIDVSGITHVINYELPDDVEVYTHRSGRTGRAGKTGVCMSIVHAREVGRIRQIERMVQAPFHKLEIPSGKDVCRKQFYFFMDKLLQTDISHGDYETYMPMLAEKFADVTKEEVLKRVAALEFDRFLRYYENAEDLNARERGREDRGRQPEGRGERQGDKRREGKREFGKGNGNYERLFVNLGTKDGFYKASFLQFILDMSDLNKDVLGRIDMKEMNSWIEIDKGAAGQMIKAIDGKKYKGRRIRMNEADSVRR, from the coding sequence ATGAGTTTGTTTTCAGAGTTGGGTTTGAATGAAAAGTTGTTGAAAGGAGTAGAAGACTTAGGATTTACAGAGCCAACGAGCATACAGGAAAAAGCCATTCCTGTTTTATTATCAGGCACAAAAGATTTAATCGGGCTGGCTCAAACAGGTACTGGTAAAACAGCGGCCTTTGGTTTGCCCCTTTTACAATTAATAGATGCGCAACAGAAACACCCCCAGGCATTAATTGTTTGTCCTACCAGAGAGTTGTGTTTGCAGATTGAGAAAGAAGTGGAGTCTTTCAAAAAATACCTGCCTGCTATACATATAGTGGCTGTATATGGTGGATCATCTATTTCTATGCAGATCCGCGATATCAGGAGAGGAATACAAATTGTGGTGGCCACACCTGGTCGCTTAATTGACCTTATTGAAAGAAAAGCAATTAATCTACAACAGATTAAATACGTTGTTCTGGACGAAGCCGATGAGATGTTAAACATGGGCTTCAAAGAAGATATTGAGTTTATTCTGCAAAACACACCGGAGCGTGACAGTACCTGGTTGTTTAGTGCTACTATGCCGCCAGAGATCCGTAACGTAAGCAAGCGTTACATGCAAGATCCGGTAGAATTAACGGTAGGTAAAAAGAATACAGCTAATAAAAATATTGACCATCAATATTTTGTAACACCAGCGCATAGCCGGTATGAAACGTTAAAGCGTTTAATCGACTTCAACCCGGGTATGTATGGTATCATCTTTACACGTACTAAGGCTGACGCTCAGGATATTGCTGAAAAGCTTACCAGGGAAGGTTATGATATAGATGCCTTACATGGCGATCTGACCCAGGCGCAGCGTAATAAAGTAATGGATGAATTCCGTGAAAAATCATTACAACTTTTAATCGCTACTGACGTAGCCGCCAGGGGTATTGACGTTTCTGGTATTACGCATGTTATCAACTACGAGTTGCCAGATGACGTGGAGGTATACACGCACCGTAGTGGTCGTACGGGTAGAGCCGGCAAAACAGGTGTTTGTATGTCAATTGTACATGCCCGTGAGGTAGGCCGTATACGCCAAATTGAAAGAATGGTGCAGGCTCCTTTCCATAAATTGGAAATACCTTCTGGAAAAGATGTGTGCCGCAAGCAGTTCTATTTCTTTATGGATAAGCTGCTGCAAACAGATATAAGCCATGGCGATTATGAAACGTATATGCCTATGTTGGCAGAGAAGTTTGCCGATGTAACTAAAGAAGAAGTGTTGAAGCGGGTAGCTGCTTTAGAATTTGACCGTTTCCTGCGTTATTATGAAAATGCCGAAGACCTGAATGCCCGTGAGAGAGGACGTGAGGACAGAGGCCGTCAGCCTGAAGGTAGAGGTGAGCGCCAGGGAGATAAACGTCGTGAAGGAAAACGTGAATTTGGTAAAGGAAATGGTAATTATGAACGCTTGTTTGTAAACCTGGGTACAAAAGATGGCTTTTATAAAGCTTCATTCCTTCAGTTTATATTAGATATGAGTGACCTGAATAAAGACGTGTTAGGTCGCATTGATATGAAGGAAATGAACAGCTGGATAGAAATTGATAAAGGAGCCGCTGGTCAGATGATCAAGGCAATTGATGGTAAGAAATATAAAGGACGTCGTATCCGGATGAATGAAGCAGATTCCGTGCGTCGATAA
- a CDS encoding RNA polymerase sigma factor, which produces MKATDNEIELLQGLAKDDKKAVETIYKNNYNTIQALIINNNGTADDAKDVFQEAMIVLYQKVKTGSFELNCQIKTYLYSVCRRLWLKRLLQQNKILSSNHSHEDLVIVDDDLEEHEKRDTEFTMMEKAMNSLGEPCKSLLEAFYLQKRQMQDIASSFGYTNADNAKNQKYKCLMRLKKLFFTQYKTES; this is translated from the coding sequence TTGAAAGCAACGGACAACGAAATAGAATTGCTCCAGGGACTGGCTAAGGATGATAAAAAAGCGGTTGAAACGATATATAAGAACAATTATAACACGATTCAGGCACTGATTATCAATAACAACGGTACAGCTGATGACGCTAAGGATGTGTTTCAGGAGGCTATGATTGTATTGTATCAAAAGGTAAAAACAGGCTCTTTTGAACTTAATTGCCAGATAAAAACTTACCTCTACTCTGTTTGCCGCCGCCTATGGCTCAAACGGTTGTTACAACAAAATAAGATTTTGAGTAGCAACCATAGTCATGAAGATCTAGTTATAGTAGACGATGACCTTGAAGAGCACGAGAAGAGAGATACGGAGTTTACCATGATGGAAAAGGCAATGAACAGCTTAGGAGAACCCTGCAAAAGCTTATTAGAAGCTTTTTACCTACAAAAAAGGCAGATGCAAGACATTGCCAGCAGCTTTGGTTACACCAATGCAGACAATGCCAAGAACCAGAAGTACAAATGCCTGATGCGATTAAAAAAATTATTCTTTACGCAGTATAAAACGGAATCCTGA
- a CDS encoding S1C family serine protease: MDDIKLLEAVELYISGQMSPDDRVYFEQLRKTNPEIDQLVVEHTFFLQQMNRFDETKAFKSLLNDTHTHLAETGAIASPTVKGKAKVIQLYNRYKRTAAIAASIAGITALTMSSLIWYMSPGKQQKNELEYLSGQLKDIKDQTIIQKQEINSIKQNIATPVINYTTGGTAFLINAKGLVVTNAHVIKDARNIVVQNNEGKDLKVKVIYNDIARDVAILKIEDTAFKAPTALPYAIKKTEPEVAETVYTLGFPRNDMVYGEGYMAAKTGFNGDTLTCQIAIAANPGNSGGPIFNRNGEVIGILSAKQVSAEGAVFATQSKYIHQAIAALQSDTGYKKVKLPTSSSIKSLDRTQQVKKISEFIYMVKVN, encoded by the coding sequence ATGGATGACATTAAATTACTAGAAGCAGTCGAACTTTATATTTCAGGGCAAATGTCACCTGATGATCGCGTGTATTTTGAACAGCTACGCAAAACCAACCCTGAAATTGATCAGTTGGTAGTAGAACACACTTTCTTCCTACAGCAAATGAACCGCTTTGATGAAACCAAGGCGTTCAAGAGCTTGCTGAACGATACGCATACTCATTTAGCTGAAACAGGAGCTATTGCCTCCCCTACGGTGAAAGGCAAAGCCAAGGTTATTCAATTGTATAACCGTTATAAGCGTACTGCTGCCATTGCGGCTTCGATTGCTGGCATTACAGCATTGACAATGAGTAGCTTGATTTGGTATATGTCGCCAGGAAAACAACAAAAGAATGAACTGGAATATCTAAGTGGCCAGCTCAAAGACATAAAAGACCAGACTATCATTCAAAAGCAAGAAATCAATTCTATTAAACAGAATATTGCTACTCCTGTCATCAACTATACTACCGGAGGTACGGCATTTCTGATTAATGCAAAGGGATTGGTAGTAACGAATGCTCACGTTATTAAAGATGCACGCAATATTGTAGTCCAAAACAACGAGGGTAAGGATCTTAAAGTCAAAGTGATATATAATGACATTGCCCGCGATGTAGCCATCTTAAAAATAGAAGATACTGCTTTCAAAGCGCCTACTGCCCTGCCATATGCTATCAAGAAAACAGAGCCAGAAGTTGCCGAAACGGTTTACACCTTAGGTTTCCCTAGGAACGATATGGTTTATGGCGAAGGCTATATGGCTGCGAAAACAGGCTTTAATGGCGATACACTTACCTGCCAGATAGCAATTGCCGCTAATCCAGGAAACAGTGGAGGTCCTATTTTTAACCGTAACGGTGAAGTAATTGGTATTTTAAGCGCTAAGCAAGTGAGTGCTGAAGGTGCTGTATTTGCTACACAATCTAAATACATCCACCAGGCTATAGCTGCCCTGCAGTCAGATACCGGTTATAAAAAGGTAAAACTGCCAACCTCATCTTCTATAAAAAGCTTGGATAGAACTCAACAGGTTAAAAAGATCAGCGAGTTTATCTATATGGTGAAGGTGAACTAA
- a CDS encoding sugar phosphate nucleotidyltransferase, whose protein sequence is MKPTLVIMAAGMASRYGSMKQIQQFGPSGETIMDYSIYDAIRAGFDKVVFIIRRDFAEDFKAIFEPKLNGKIKTEYVFQDMDAYIGDFSVPADRKKPWGTSHAILCAKTVVNEPFAVINADDFYGSDGFQKAYDFLTTQCDEKTYGLVGYELNKTLSENGSVSRGVCEVGENNNLVAINERVKLYRENGKMVYEEADGSKHPVPEDAKASMNFWCFHPSLFSFLQEEFMTFLEQNVSDPKAEFLIPYTADRFIKTGRGNIKVIPTNAQWFGVTYKEDAPVVTENINNQVKSGSYPNGLWK, encoded by the coding sequence ATGAAACCAACATTAGTAATTATGGCCGCTGGTATGGCATCTCGCTATGGCAGCATGAAACAAATTCAACAGTTCGGACCCAGTGGTGAAACTATTATGGATTACTCTATCTATGATGCTATCCGCGCTGGATTTGATAAGGTGGTTTTTATTATACGTAGAGATTTTGCTGAAGACTTTAAAGCCATTTTTGAACCTAAGCTGAATGGTAAGATCAAGACTGAATATGTTTTCCAGGATATGGATGCTTATATAGGCGATTTTAGTGTACCAGCTGATCGTAAAAAGCCCTGGGGTACATCGCACGCTATATTATGTGCAAAGACCGTTGTAAACGAGCCCTTTGCCGTTATCAATGCTGATGACTTTTATGGTAGCGATGGTTTTCAGAAAGCATATGACTTCCTGACAACTCAATGTGATGAAAAAACGTATGGCTTAGTAGGTTATGAGCTGAATAAAACACTTTCTGAAAACGGTTCTGTTAGCCGTGGTGTTTGTGAAGTAGGGGAGAATAATAACCTGGTGGCTATTAATGAGCGGGTTAAGCTCTATAGAGAAAATGGCAAAATGGTATATGAAGAAGCTGATGGCAGCAAGCACCCAGTGCCAGAAGATGCAAAAGCATCAATGAACTTCTGGTGTTTCCATCCTTCTTTATTTAGCTTTTTGCAAGAAGAGTTCATGACCTTTTTAGAACAAAATGTAAGCGACCCTAAAGCAGAGTTTTTGATTCCTTATACAGCCGATCGTTTTATTAAAACCGGTAGAGGCAATATCAAGGTAATTCCTACAAACGCTCAATGGTTTGGTGTTACTTACAAAGAAGACGCTCCTGTGGTTACTGAAAATATTAATAATCAGGTAAAAAGTGGCTCCTATCCTAACGGATTGTGGAAGTAA
- a CDS encoding 1-aminocyclopropane-1-carboxylate deaminase/D-cysteine desulfhydrase yields the protein MHFLSFPSISVQSLKNLYQPFGVNVDVLRLDQIHPLVSGNKWFKLKEYVKQAQEQNKKQLLTFGGAFSNHIVATAAAAKELGLQAIGIIRGERSQQLSHTLQEAEALEMDLYFVSREMYKLKEIPPVVFEHYEGHDMLVVHEGGYGTAGSMGAATILDHCDQRKYSHFITAVGTGTTLSGLVRAANIGQKIIGISVLKNAFSLIEEINALLPQPLQNRYTLLHDFHFRGYAKSTPELIAFMNQWYAATTIPLDFVYTGKAFFAADQLIKEGYFAEGSNILLIHSGGLQGNRSLPKDSLIF from the coding sequence ATGCATTTTTTATCCTTTCCATCAATTAGCGTTCAGTCGCTAAAAAATTTATACCAGCCCTTTGGCGTAAACGTAGATGTATTGCGGCTAGATCAGATCCATCCATTGGTTTCCGGCAATAAATGGTTTAAGCTGAAGGAGTATGTAAAGCAGGCGCAAGAACAAAACAAAAAGCAACTCCTCACCTTTGGTGGCGCTTTTTCTAATCATATTGTGGCTACAGCTGCGGCAGCCAAAGAATTAGGATTACAGGCCATTGGTATTATTCGTGGGGAAAGATCGCAGCAATTGTCCCACACTTTACAAGAAGCAGAAGCATTGGAAATGGACCTGTATTTTGTTTCCAGGGAAATGTATAAGCTAAAAGAGATTCCACCTGTTGTATTTGAGCACTACGAAGGGCATGACATGCTGGTAGTGCATGAAGGCGGTTATGGTACTGCAGGCAGCATGGGAGCCGCCACCATACTTGATCATTGTGATCAGCGTAAATATAGCCATTTTATTACTGCTGTAGGCACAGGCACCACCTTATCCGGACTGGTAAGAGCAGCAAATATTGGGCAAAAAATCATAGGTATCTCTGTATTAAAAAACGCTTTCAGCTTGATAGAAGAGATCAATGCATTATTACCGCAACCGCTGCAAAACCGATATACACTGCTCCATGATTTTCATTTCAGAGGTTATGCTAAATCCACTCCTGAATTAATAGCATTTATGAACCAATGGTATGCAGCTACCACTATCCCGCTGGATTTTGTATACACTGGCAAGGCCTTTTTTGCTGCCGACCAGTTAATAAAGGAAGGATACTTTGCTGAGGGAAGTAATATTTTACTAATACACAGTGGAGGATTGCAAGGCAACCGTTCCCTGCCGAAGGATTCGTTAATATTCTAA
- the lipB gene encoding lipoyl(octanoyl) transferase LipB — MEKQAVHFQDLGKMDYQSAWDYQEKLLQDNVKLKSMVHSSDEKVDPLQLPTQHHLLLVEHPPVYTLGKSGKMEHVLINEQERTEKGIQFFQTNRGGDITFHGPAQIVGYPILDLEKFYTDIGRYLRELEEVIILTLADYGIVAGRSAGETGVWIDAFIKGKERKICAMGVRCSRWVTMHGFALNVNTDLNYFNYIIPCGIQNKKVTSIKEELGREVDFEEVKSKLKKNFEKVFNVELTTA, encoded by the coding sequence ATGGAAAAACAAGCAGTGCATTTTCAGGACCTGGGAAAAATGGATTATCAGTCGGCCTGGGACTATCAGGAAAAGCTACTTCAGGATAATGTGAAGCTTAAGTCAATGGTTCATAGTTCAGATGAGAAAGTTGATCCACTTCAACTTCCTACTCAACACCATTTGCTGCTGGTAGAACATCCGCCTGTTTATACACTAGGTAAAAGTGGAAAGATGGAGCATGTGCTGATCAATGAGCAAGAGCGTACTGAAAAAGGCATTCAGTTTTTCCAAACAAATCGGGGTGGTGATATTACTTTCCATGGCCCTGCTCAAATTGTCGGTTATCCCATTTTAGACCTCGAAAAATTCTATACAGACATTGGTCGCTATCTGCGTGAGCTGGAAGAAGTGATCATTTTAACACTAGCGGATTATGGTATTGTGGCTGGACGTTCAGCAGGGGAAACCGGTGTTTGGATAGATGCATTTATAAAAGGAAAGGAACGCAAGATCTGCGCTATGGGCGTACGCTGCAGCCGTTGGGTTACCATGCACGGCTTTGCGCTGAATGTAAATACTGATTTGAACTACTTCAATTATATAATTCCCTGTGGTATACAGAATAAAAAAGTGACCTCTATAAAAGAAGAATTAGGACGTGAAGTAGATTTTGAAGAAGTAAAAAGCAAGTTGAAGAAGAATTTTGAAAAGGTCTTCAACGTGGAATTAACTACTGCTTAA